In Nocardioides cavernae, a single genomic region encodes these proteins:
- the fabF gene encoding beta-ketoacyl-ACP synthase II — protein sequence MPSTRVVVTGLGTTSPVGGDVASTWQAMLSGTSGIRRLTDEWVDQLPVKIGGRVAVEPSEVLERVKARRLDRSSQFAMVAAEQAWADAGLEDSGLEPERLGVALASGIGGVTTLLDNYDTLLEKGARRVSPLAVPMLMPNAPAANVSLKYGARAAVHAPTSACASGNEAIAMAIDLIRLGRADVVMAGGTEAAIHPLPMAAFANMMALSKTGSEEGGDPTTVSRPWDTGRDGFVLGEGGAVLILESEEHARARGAKIYAEVRGAGISNDAHDIAQPDPAGRGGTRAIKMALREGDVDPATVVHVNAHATSTPKGDIAEGLMLHAVLGEHVDRCVVTSTKSMTGHLLGGAGALEAVATVMALHDRVSPPTINLDDKDPEVDLDIPTSKRALPDGDVVALNNSFGFGGANVAVAFGSV from the coding sequence ATGCCCTCGACCCGCGTAGTCGTCACCGGCCTCGGCACCACCTCCCCCGTCGGCGGGGACGTCGCCTCCACGTGGCAGGCGATGCTGTCCGGCACGTCCGGCATCCGGCGCCTCACCGACGAGTGGGTCGACCAGCTGCCGGTGAAGATCGGTGGCCGCGTGGCGGTCGAGCCGTCCGAGGTCCTCGAGCGGGTCAAGGCGCGCCGTCTCGACCGGTCGAGCCAGTTCGCGATGGTCGCCGCCGAGCAGGCGTGGGCCGACGCGGGCCTGGAGGACTCCGGCCTCGAGCCCGAGCGGCTCGGCGTGGCGCTCGCCTCCGGCATTGGCGGCGTCACCACGCTCCTCGACAACTACGACACCCTCCTCGAGAAGGGTGCGCGCCGGGTCTCCCCGCTCGCGGTCCCCATGCTCATGCCCAACGCCCCGGCCGCCAACGTCAGCCTCAAGTACGGCGCCCGCGCGGCGGTCCACGCCCCCACCTCGGCCTGCGCGTCGGGCAACGAGGCGATCGCCATGGCGATCGACCTGATCCGCCTCGGCCGCGCCGACGTCGTCATGGCCGGCGGCACCGAGGCCGCGATCCACCCGCTCCCGATGGCGGCGTTCGCCAACATGATGGCGTTGTCCAAGACCGGCAGCGAGGAGGGCGGCGACCCGACCACGGTCTCCCGCCCCTGGGACACCGGCCGCGACGGCTTCGTCCTCGGCGAGGGCGGCGCCGTGCTCATCCTCGAGTCCGAGGAGCACGCCCGCGCCCGGGGCGCGAAGATCTACGCCGAGGTGCGCGGCGCCGGCATCAGCAACGACGCCCACGACATCGCACAGCCCGACCCCGCGGGTCGCGGCGGCACCCGCGCGATCAAGATGGCGCTCCGCGAGGGCGACGTCGACCCCGCCACCGTCGTCCACGTCAACGCCCACGCGACCTCCACGCCCAAGGGCGACATCGCCGAGGGCCTGATGCTCCACGCCGTCCTCGGCGAGCACGTGGACCGCTGCGTGGTCACCAGCACCAAGTCGATGACCGGCCACCTGCTCGGTGGCGCCGGAGCACTGGAGGCCGTGGCCACCGTCATGGCGCTCCACGACCGCGTCAGCCCGCCGACGATCAACCTCGACGACAAGGACCCCGAGGTCGACCTCGACATCCCGACGTCGAAGCGCGCCCTGCCCGACGGCGACGTCGTCGCGCTCAACAACTCCTTCGGCTTCGGCGGCGCCAACGTCGCGGTCGCCTTCGGCAGCGTCTGA
- a CDS encoding acyl-CoA carboxylase subunit beta — protein sequence MTTTATKPAKLPREQDPRNPVHRLTALLDEGTLELITADDDSGMLAAVGRVDGTSVVAFCSDATVMGGAMGDVGCRVVVDAYHRAITDGVPIIGLWHSGGARLAEGVLSLHAVGRIFQVMTQASGVIPQISVVLGPAAGGAAYGPALTDVVILGPEGRIFVTGPDVVRSVTGEDVDMLRLGGPEPHGRRSGVVHILTESEREALDRARTVASLLGAQGSLAAESVEDRDLGALLPESKKRAYDVHPLVDGLLDEGTMQEIHARWAPNIVTALGRFGGRTVGVVANNPLRLGGCLDSLSAEKASRFVRMCDAFGVPLVVLVDVPGYLPGVGQEWDGVVRRGAKLLHAFGECVVPRVTLVTRKTYGGAYIAMNARSLGATRVFAWPGAEVAVMGAVAAIRVLHRRKLAEVSPEIRPQVEAELAAEHERIAGGVDKAVEIGVVDEVVEPTRTRSAIAEAMRHEIDTVGVRRGRHGNIPL from the coding sequence ATGACGACGACGGCCACGAAGCCCGCCAAGCTGCCCCGCGAGCAGGACCCGCGCAACCCGGTCCACCGGCTCACGGCGCTGCTCGACGAGGGCACCCTCGAGCTGATCACCGCCGACGACGACTCGGGGATGCTCGCCGCCGTCGGTCGGGTCGACGGCACGTCCGTCGTCGCCTTCTGCAGCGATGCCACGGTGATGGGCGGCGCCATGGGCGACGTCGGCTGCCGCGTCGTGGTGGACGCCTACCACCGCGCCATCACCGACGGGGTGCCGATCATCGGCCTGTGGCACTCCGGTGGCGCCCGGCTCGCGGAGGGCGTGCTGTCCCTCCACGCCGTGGGCCGCATCTTCCAGGTGATGACGCAGGCCTCCGGGGTCATCCCCCAGATCTCCGTCGTGCTCGGCCCCGCCGCCGGCGGCGCAGCCTACGGCCCGGCGCTCACCGACGTGGTGATCCTCGGTCCCGAGGGTCGCATCTTCGTCACCGGCCCCGACGTCGTCCGCTCTGTCACGGGCGAGGACGTCGACATGCTCCGTCTCGGCGGCCCCGAGCCGCACGGCCGGCGCTCCGGCGTCGTCCACATCCTCACCGAGTCCGAGCGCGAAGCGCTCGACCGTGCCCGCACGGTCGCCTCCCTCCTCGGCGCCCAGGGGAGCCTGGCGGCCGAGTCCGTCGAGGACCGCGACCTCGGGGCCCTCCTGCCGGAGTCCAAGAAGCGCGCCTACGACGTGCACCCGCTCGTCGACGGCCTGCTCGACGAGGGCACCATGCAGGAGATCCACGCCCGCTGGGCCCCCAACATCGTCACCGCCCTCGGCCGTTTCGGGGGCCGCACCGTCGGCGTCGTGGCCAACAACCCGCTGCGCCTCGGCGGCTGCCTCGACTCACTCTCAGCGGAGAAGGCGTCCCGCTTCGTGCGCATGTGCGACGCCTTCGGGGTGCCGCTGGTCGTCCTGGTCGACGTGCCCGGCTACCTGCCCGGTGTGGGTCAGGAGTGGGACGGCGTCGTACGCCGTGGCGCCAAGCTGCTGCACGCCTTCGGCGAGTGCGTGGTGCCGCGGGTGACGCTGGTGACCCGCAAGACCTACGGCGGCGCCTACATCGCGATGAACGCCCGCTCGCTCGGCGCGACCCGGGTGTTCGCGTGGCCGGGGGCCGAGGTCGCCGTCATGGGCGCCGTGGCCGCCATTCGCGTCCTCCACCGCCGCAAGCTGGCGGAGGTCTCCCCCGAGATCCGACCGCAGGTCGAGGCGGAGCTGGCAGCCGAGCACGAGCGCATCGCCGGCGGCGTGGACAAGGCCGTGGAGATCGGCGTCGTCGACGAGGTCGTCGAGCCGACCCGGACCCGCAGCGCCATCGCCGAGGCGATGCGCCACGAGATCGACACGGTCGGCGTACGCCGCGGTCGTCACGGCAACATCCCCCTCTGA
- a CDS encoding DUF3145 domain-containing protein produces MLYVHSAPSALCPHIEWAVGGILGVAVSLDWTPQPAQPGSYRAELSWSGSGGTAAAVASALRGWNHLRFEITEEPTSSTEGTRFSCTPDLGIFHAITGPHGDILIPEDRLKAAVVKAALGDTTLLLEIDNLLGKPWDDELETFRHAGEGAPVRWLHQVV; encoded by the coding sequence ATTCTTTACGTGCACTCTGCTCCCTCCGCACTCTGCCCGCACATCGAGTGGGCCGTGGGCGGGATCCTCGGAGTCGCCGTCTCGCTCGACTGGACGCCGCAGCCTGCCCAGCCGGGGTCCTACCGTGCCGAGCTGTCCTGGTCGGGTTCAGGTGGCACCGCAGCGGCGGTTGCGTCTGCCCTGCGTGGCTGGAACCACCTGCGCTTCGAGATCACCGAGGAGCCGACGAGCTCCACCGAGGGCACGCGCTTCTCGTGCACGCCCGACCTCGGGATCTTCCACGCCATCACCGGACCCCACGGCGACATCCTGATCCCCGAGGACCGGCTGAAGGCCGCGGTGGTGAAGGCCGCCCTGGGTGACACCACGCTGCTGCTCGAGATCGACAACCTGCTCGGCAAGCCGTGGGACGACGAGCTCGAGACCTTCCGCCACGCCGGCGAGGGTGCTCCGGTGCGCTGGCTGCACCAGGTGGTCTGA
- a CDS encoding tetratricopeptide repeat protein — protein MEKGSAAVAEDRRGQRPSRGGSGGGRDGSSGSGRGSSSSRGGSQSDSRGGARGDSRGGSRSDSRSDSRGDSRGGASRTGDTRGKSGGRGPSGGKPTGGKRPAGAQQRGPRSRAEEKEARTADQAAYDGPDLPEHITGIELDRGVRAQLKGLPEKLAARVARHLAAAGAFIDEDPELAYRHALAARARASRIAVVREAVGETAYAAGHYAEALAELRAAKRMNGATDYLPIMADCHRALGNPEQAIKLAKTPSVANFSSEAKAEMTLVEAGARRDMGQLDAALRTLELAPLTSKSRAAWVVRLRYAYADTLEAAGRESDALAWFHRTHAVDSDELTDSAERAEILERRQS, from the coding sequence GTGGAGAAGGGAAGTGCGGCTGTGGCCGAGGACCGTCGAGGACAGCGACCGTCACGAGGTGGGTCCGGCGGCGGACGAGATGGCTCGTCCGGCAGTGGCCGCGGCAGCTCGTCGTCCCGTGGCGGGTCGCAGAGCGACTCGCGAGGCGGCGCCCGCGGTGACTCCCGAGGGGGATCCCGCAGCGACTCACGCAGCGACTCCCGCGGTGACTCCCGTGGCGGCGCGAGCCGAACCGGGGACACCCGTGGCAAGTCGGGTGGCCGCGGCCCGTCGGGTGGCAAGCCGACGGGCGGCAAGCGCCCGGCCGGCGCCCAGCAGCGCGGGCCCAGGAGCCGCGCGGAGGAGAAGGAAGCCCGCACCGCCGACCAGGCGGCGTACGACGGACCGGACCTGCCCGAGCACATCACGGGCATCGAGCTCGACCGTGGGGTCCGTGCCCAGCTGAAGGGCCTGCCCGAGAAGCTCGCAGCCCGCGTCGCCCGGCACCTGGCAGCGGCCGGAGCCTTCATCGACGAGGACCCCGAGCTCGCCTACCGTCACGCCCTCGCTGCACGTGCCCGCGCCTCCCGCATCGCGGTCGTCCGCGAAGCGGTGGGCGAGACGGCGTACGCTGCCGGGCACTACGCCGAGGCACTGGCTGAGCTTCGTGCCGCCAAGCGGATGAACGGTGCGACCGACTACCTGCCGATCATGGCCGACTGCCACCGAGCACTCGGCAATCCCGAGCAGGCGATCAAGCTGGCCAAGACCCCGTCGGTCGCCAACTTCAGCTCCGAGGCGAAGGCCGAGATGACGCTCGTCGAGGCGGGTGCCCGGCGCGACATGGGCCAGCTCGACGCTGCCCTGCGCACCCTCGAGCTCGCGCCGCTGACGTCGAAGAGCCGTGCTGCCTGGGTGGTGCGGCTGCGTTACGCCTATGCCGACACGCTCGAGGCGGCCGGCCGCGAGTCGGACGCGCTGGCGTGGTTCCACCGCACGCACGCGGTCGACTCCGATGAGCTCACCGACTCCGCCGAGCGCGCGGAGATCCTGGAGCGCCGCCAGTCCTGA
- the tyrS gene encoding tyrosine--tRNA ligase, protein MTSPNVLDELEWRGLIAHSTDRDALRAALGEGSVKFYVGFDPTAPSLHMGHLVQVLTARRLQEAGHTPYALVGGATGMIGDPRDSGERTLNSLDTVKEWVERVRGQIEPFLSFDGPNAATMVNNYDWTASLSTIDFLRDIGKHFPVNRMLARDTVKRRLESGISYTEFSYVLLQSMDFLELHRQHGITLQFGGSDQWGNLTAGVELIRRTDGGHAHALATPLLTKSDGTKYGKTEGGALWLDPEMLSPYAFHQFWLNVEDEKVGELLRVFTFLSREEIEDLEQQTADKPFLRAGQKRLADEVTALVHGADEVEHAKAAAAALFGGGDLDGIKPDTLASALREAGGTTLPAGELPGILDLLVAAGLAKSKGEARRTVAEGGAYLNNVRVEDPELQPSASDLVAGSWLVLRRGKKKFAGVEVS, encoded by the coding sequence GTGACCAGCCCCAACGTCCTCGACGAGCTGGAGTGGCGCGGCCTCATCGCGCACTCCACCGACCGCGATGCGCTCCGCGCCGCGCTGGGTGAGGGGAGCGTCAAGTTCTATGTGGGCTTCGACCCGACCGCCCCGAGCCTCCACATGGGCCACCTCGTGCAGGTGCTGACCGCGAGGCGGCTCCAGGAGGCGGGCCACACGCCGTACGCCCTCGTCGGCGGTGCCACCGGCATGATCGGCGACCCGCGCGACTCCGGGGAGCGCACGCTCAACTCCCTCGACACGGTCAAGGAGTGGGTCGAGCGCGTGCGTGGGCAGATCGAGCCGTTCCTGTCGTTCGACGGCCCCAACGCCGCGACCATGGTGAACAACTACGACTGGACCGCCTCGCTGTCGACGATCGACTTCCTGCGCGACATCGGCAAGCACTTCCCGGTCAACCGGATGCTCGCGCGCGACACCGTCAAGCGACGGCTCGAGTCAGGCATCAGCTACACCGAGTTCTCCTACGTGCTGCTGCAGTCGATGGACTTCCTCGAGCTCCACCGCCAGCACGGCATCACGCTGCAGTTCGGCGGTTCCGACCAGTGGGGCAACCTGACCGCAGGGGTGGAGCTGATCCGGCGCACCGACGGCGGGCACGCACATGCGCTCGCGACACCGCTCCTCACCAAGTCCGACGGCACCAAGTACGGCAAGACCGAGGGTGGCGCGCTCTGGCTCGACCCGGAGATGCTGTCGCCCTACGCCTTCCACCAGTTCTGGCTCAACGTGGAGGACGAGAAGGTCGGGGAGCTGCTCCGCGTGTTCACGTTCCTCTCCCGAGAGGAGATCGAGGACCTCGAGCAGCAGACGGCCGACAAGCCGTTCCTGCGTGCCGGCCAGAAGCGCCTGGCCGACGAGGTCACCGCCCTGGTGCACGGCGCAGACGAGGTCGAGCACGCCAAGGCCGCGGCCGCCGCGCTGTTCGGCGGGGGAGACCTGGACGGCATCAAGCCCGACACCCTCGCCTCCGCCCTGAGGGAGGCCGGCGGTACGACGCTTCCCGCCGGCGAGCTGCCCGGCATCCTCGACCTCCTCGTGGCCGCAGGTCTCGCGAAGAGCAAGGGGGAGGCCCGACGCACCGTCGCCGAGGGCGGCGCCTACCTCAACAACGTGCGGGTCGAGGACCCCGAGCTGCAGCCCTCCGCGTCCGACCTGGTCGCCGGGTCCTGGCTCGTGCTGCGCCGCGGCAAGAAGAAGTTCGCGGGCGTCGAGGTCTCCTGA
- a CDS encoding serine/threonine-protein kinase, whose translation MIAGRYRLERQIGRGGSGTVHLALDEVLGRQVAIKRIGLIPGSDSAELERAEREARLAAALNHPNVVSVFDLVDEEDVRWLVMEYVDGETLSERVRTSGAMDATEAATLLAQAADALVEAHDHGIVHRDVKPSNIMIAGGAAKLNDFGIARSEDDPSLTQTGLVTGSPAYLAPEVASGSSATPASDVWSLGATLYHAVTGKPPYDVGDNLIGALYKIVHEDPPRLPDDHPMAGLLTVMMNREVDARWTMPRVRDELARIARGQRSTVAPAPAPPPTREVTGMLPVQAGPPAAPAPRHGARWGWLAAVAVLAVAAVVAAYVWAGRGTPEALPDEQQTRSAETSETTTGSTAPPVTAEDTREQMDAFITSYLATVTSDPRAAFDRLTPEFQQASGGYEGYMGWWGRVQSASLAEVASDPSDLTVGYTVNYVMRTGERNTQRVRLQLERFDDQLLIAGEG comes from the coding sequence GTGATCGCAGGCAGGTACCGGCTCGAGCGGCAGATCGGCCGCGGTGGCTCCGGAACGGTGCACCTCGCGCTCGACGAGGTCCTCGGCCGCCAGGTGGCGATCAAGCGCATCGGGTTGATCCCGGGCTCGGACAGCGCCGAGCTCGAGCGCGCCGAGCGCGAGGCGCGGCTCGCCGCCGCGCTCAACCACCCCAACGTGGTGTCCGTCTTCGACCTCGTCGACGAGGAGGACGTGCGCTGGCTGGTGATGGAGTACGTCGACGGCGAGACGCTGAGCGAGCGGGTACGGACCTCGGGTGCGATGGACGCCACCGAGGCGGCGACGCTGCTGGCGCAGGCCGCCGACGCTCTGGTCGAGGCGCACGACCACGGCATCGTGCACCGCGACGTGAAGCCCAGCAACATCATGATCGCGGGCGGCGCGGCCAAGCTGAACGACTTCGGCATCGCCCGCTCGGAGGACGACCCCTCCCTCACCCAGACCGGCCTGGTGACCGGCTCGCCGGCCTACCTCGCTCCCGAGGTCGCGTCGGGCTCGTCGGCCACCCCGGCGAGCGACGTGTGGTCGCTCGGCGCCACGCTCTACCACGCGGTCACGGGCAAGCCGCCGTACGACGTCGGCGACAACCTGATCGGGGCGCTCTACAAGATCGTCCACGAGGACCCGCCGCGGTTGCCCGACGACCACCCCATGGCCGGTCTGCTGACGGTGATGATGAACCGCGAGGTCGATGCGCGCTGGACGATGCCGCGCGTGCGCGACGAGCTGGCGCGCATCGCCCGTGGGCAGCGCTCCACCGTGGCCCCGGCTCCCGCTCCGCCGCCCACCCGCGAGGTGACCGGCATGCTGCCGGTGCAGGCCGGTCCTCCGGCTGCGCCCGCCCCCCGGCACGGCGCCCGGTGGGGGTGGCTGGCTGCCGTCGCGGTGCTCGCGGTCGCGGCCGTCGTAGCGGCGTACGTCTGGGCGGGCCGCGGCACCCCCGAGGCGCTGCCGGACGAGCAGCAGACACGCTCGGCGGAGACGTCGGAGACCACCACCGGCAGCACCGCTCCGCCGGTGACGGCGGAGGACACCCGCGAGCAGATGGATGCCTTCATCACCTCCTACCTCGCCACCGTCACGAGCGACCCCCGGGCGGCCTTCGACCGGCTGACGCCCGAGTTCCAGCAGGCCAGCGGTGGCTACGAGGGCTACATGGGGTGGTGGGGCCGCGTGCAGTCGGCGTCCCTGGCCGAGGTCGCCAGCGACCCGTCGGACCTGACGGTCGGCTACACCGTCAACTACGTGATGAGGACCGGAGAGCGGAACACCCAGCGCGTGCGGCTGCAGCTCGAGCGGTTCGACGACCAGCTCCTCATCGCCGGCGAGGGGTAG
- a CDS encoding response regulator has protein sequence MIRVVVADDHAVVRRGLTGLIESTDDLEVVGVARDGSEAVDLVREHRPDVAVMDLQMPVLDGVEATRAIVGEATGTEVLVLTSFSDFARIDAAIEAGAVGYLLKDAEPEVLLDGIRAVARGGSPLDPRAARRLLSRRSTAAAESEDVEVSALSPREAEVLRLVVEGLLNKQIAQRLGITERTVKAHLTSAYQRIGVADRTQAALWAQRHRLGGSATGSG, from the coding sequence ATGATCCGCGTGGTGGTGGCCGACGACCACGCCGTCGTACGGCGCGGACTGACCGGTCTGATCGAGTCGACCGACGACCTCGAGGTGGTCGGCGTCGCGAGGGACGGCAGCGAGGCCGTCGACCTGGTGCGCGAGCACCGGCCCGACGTGGCGGTGATGGATCTGCAGATGCCCGTCCTCGACGGCGTCGAGGCCACCCGCGCGATCGTCGGCGAGGCGACCGGCACGGAGGTGCTGGTCCTGACGTCCTTCTCCGACTTCGCCCGCATCGACGCCGCCATCGAGGCCGGTGCGGTGGGTTACCTGCTCAAGGATGCCGAGCCCGAGGTGCTCCTCGACGGCATCCGCGCAGTGGCGCGGGGCGGCTCGCCCCTCGACCCCCGGGCCGCGCGACGGCTGTTGTCACGCCGGTCGACCGCCGCCGCCGAGTCCGAGGACGTCGAGGTCTCGGCCCTGTCACCGCGCGAGGCCGAGGTGCTCCGGCTCGTGGTCGAGGGCTTGCTCAACAAGCAGATCGCCCAGCGGCTCGGCATCACCGAGCGCACCGTCAAGGCGCACCTCACCTCGGCCTACCAGCGCATCGGCGTCGCCGACCGCACCCAGGCCGCCCTGTGGGCGCAGCGTCACCGCCTCGGCGGATCCGCGACGGGTTCCGGCTGA
- a CDS encoding sensor histidine kinase, with product MRWLTNPVAQFLAAGFVTLVVVVLATSALSRSAADEEAIADARSLTWVLARSVAQPAIPPGLTEGDAAAIDRMDRTALDRLLVDDVLRIKLWDADGTVLYSDRTELIGAVYPLGDDELEVLRDGGTDAELSDLGRPENRFERDLGGDLLEVYTRVRSPEGEPLLFEAYLGVDDIRASRAQILDRFLPITIGALVALVALGTPLVLLLSRRLSRAARERERLLEAAVRASDAERLRIARDLHDGVVQDLSGSSMALSALAAHADEPDRRELEDVGRSLRVSIRSLRSLLVEIYPPDLHTAGLAAAVDDLVAPLVAAGTTVDVDVSGADGASRPAVALLWRVAQESVRNVARHARADRMSLTVRHEDDRLVLEVVDDGVGFDPATMATDDHFGLRAAESLVREHGGTWEVESAPGSGTMVRVEVPVG from the coding sequence ATGCGCTGGCTGACGAATCCCGTGGCACAGTTCCTGGCCGCGGGATTCGTCACGCTCGTCGTCGTCGTGCTGGCCACCAGTGCCCTGAGCCGCTCGGCAGCGGACGAGGAGGCGATCGCCGACGCACGCTCGCTGACCTGGGTGCTCGCGCGCTCCGTGGCCCAGCCGGCGATCCCGCCCGGCCTGACGGAGGGCGACGCGGCCGCCATCGACCGCATGGACCGTACGGCCCTCGACCGGTTGCTCGTCGACGACGTGCTGCGCATCAAGCTGTGGGACGCCGACGGCACCGTGCTCTACAGCGACCGCACCGAGCTGATCGGCGCGGTCTACCCGCTCGGTGACGACGAGCTGGAGGTGCTGCGCGACGGGGGGACCGATGCCGAGCTGTCCGACCTCGGCCGGCCGGAGAACCGCTTCGAGCGTGACCTGGGCGGCGACCTCCTGGAGGTCTACACCCGCGTCCGTTCGCCCGAGGGGGAGCCGCTCCTCTTCGAGGCCTACCTCGGCGTCGACGACATCCGCGCGAGCCGGGCGCAGATCCTCGACCGGTTCCTGCCCATCACCATCGGCGCCCTGGTCGCCCTCGTCGCGCTCGGCACCCCGCTGGTCCTCCTGCTGTCCAGGCGCCTGTCGCGTGCCGCGCGCGAGCGCGAGCGCCTGCTCGAGGCCGCCGTCCGCGCCTCCGACGCCGAGCGGCTGCGCATCGCCCGCGACCTCCACGACGGCGTCGTGCAGGACCTGTCCGGCTCGTCGATGGCCCTCTCGGCGCTGGCGGCCCACGCGGACGAGCCCGACCGCCGCGAGCTCGAGGACGTCGGACGGTCCTTGCGGGTGAGCATCCGGTCCCTCCGGTCCCTCCTCGTCGAGATCTACCCGCCCGACCTGCACACGGCCGGCCTGGCCGCCGCGGTCGACGACCTGGTCGCCCCGCTGGTGGCGGCCGGGACGACGGTCGACGTCGACGTCAGCGGCGCCGACGGTGCGTCCCGTCCGGCGGTCGCGCTGCTGTGGCGGGTCGCCCAGGAGTCGGTCCGCAACGTGGCGCGCCACGCCCGCGCCGACCGGATGTCACTGACCGTCCGTCACGAGGACGACCGGCTGGTGCTGGAGGTCGTCGACGACGGGGTCGGCTTCGACCCGGCCACCATGGCGACCGACGACCACTTCGGCCTGCGCGCGGCCGAGAGCCTCGTGCGCGAGCACGGCGGCACCTGGGAGGTCGAGTCCGCACCGGGCTCGGGCACGATGGTCCGCGTGGAGGTGCCGGTCGGATGA
- a CDS encoding serine/threonine-protein kinase yields the protein MIAGRYRLEKEIGRGGAGVVHLAHDELLDRRVAVKRIGLLPGTTTEDVSRAQREARLAAGISNQHVVSIFDLVKDEDCYWLVMEHVEGRTLAELVTDDGPLPVRRAAAILAQAADALVQAGTSGIVHRDVKPSNIFVGADDRAKLGDFGIARAASDTALTQTGLITGSPAYLAPEVATGEPATAASDVWSLGGTLFHALAGRPPYDVGDNVLGGLYKIVHEDPPRLPDDHPAAGLLAAMLVKEPAQRWPASKVRDDLRRIARGEPSQAPAPTGRDGQATAVMAAAPPAPPPHERGTTTSTTSGPAAAPTPPRAGRSATPAPTPVSPAADTSRGRSRGWMAALVALVLVAGVGTWLLWPRDEEPSDAGRSDASPSASQDPTSDSPSDSPSDSPSASEEPTTEPSPSNAAGGTPAAMRSFVQDYFATVTSDPESTFAMLTPEFQSASGGIEGYTGFWSTIQSATPRAIKADPRSLSTTYTIDFVTTSGQTRTEQGRLQLEQQGDGFLIAGEG from the coding sequence GTGATCGCAGGCAGGTATCGCCTGGAGAAGGAGATCGGCCGTGGAGGTGCCGGTGTCGTCCACCTCGCGCACGACGAGCTGTTGGACCGCCGGGTCGCCGTCAAGCGCATCGGCCTGCTCCCCGGGACCACCACCGAGGACGTGTCGCGCGCCCAGCGCGAGGCGCGGTTGGCGGCCGGGATCAGCAACCAGCACGTCGTGTCGATCTTCGACCTCGTCAAGGACGAGGACTGCTACTGGCTCGTGATGGAGCACGTCGAGGGACGCACGCTCGCCGAGCTGGTCACGGACGACGGCCCGCTCCCCGTCCGGCGCGCAGCGGCGATCCTCGCCCAGGCCGCCGACGCGCTCGTGCAGGCCGGCACCTCCGGGATCGTGCACCGCGACGTCAAGCCGAGCAACATCTTCGTGGGTGCCGACGACCGCGCCAAGCTCGGCGACTTCGGCATCGCGCGGGCCGCCAGCGACACTGCGCTCACCCAGACCGGCCTGATCACCGGGTCCCCCGCCTACCTCGCGCCCGAGGTGGCCACGGGAGAGCCCGCGACCGCCGCCAGCGACGTCTGGTCGCTCGGCGGCACGCTGTTCCACGCGCTGGCCGGCAGGCCGCCGTACGACGTCGGGGACAACGTGCTCGGGGGCCTCTACAAGATCGTCCACGAGGACCCGCCCCGCCTGCCCGACGACCACCCGGCGGCCGGGCTCCTGGCCGCGATGCTCGTCAAGGAACCGGCGCAGCGCTGGCCGGCCTCGAAGGTGCGCGACGACCTGCGCCGGATCGCCCGCGGCGAGCCGTCGCAGGCGCCCGCGCCCACCGGGCGCGACGGTCAGGCCACCGCCGTGATGGCCGCCGCTCCACCGGCACCTCCGCCGCACGAGCGCGGCACCACCACAAGCACGACCTCCGGGCCCGCTGCAGCCCCGACACCGCCGCGCGCCGGCCGGTCAGCGACACCTGCCCCGACCCCGGTGAGCCCGGCCGCGGACACCTCGCGCGGACGGTCGCGCGGCTGGATGGCGGCCCTGGTCGCGCTCGTCCTGGTGGCGGGCGTCGGCACGTGGCTGCTGTGGCCGCGCGACGAGGAGCCGAGCGACGCCGGACGGAGCGACGCCTCACCGAGCGCCTCGCAGGACCCGACCTCGGACTCCCCGTCCGATAGCCCCAGCGACAGCCCGTCCGCCAGCGAGGAGCCAACCACCGAGCCGAGTCCGTCCAACGCGGCGGGCGGGACTCCCGCAGCGATGCGGTCCTTCGTCCAGGACTACTTCGCGACCGTCACCTCGGACCCGGAGTCGACCTTCGCGATGCTGACGCCCGAGTTCCAGTCCGCGAGCGGTGGCATCGAGGGCTACACCGGTTTCTGGAGCACCATCCAGTCCGCGACGCCGCGGGCCATCAAGGCCGATCCCCGGTCGCTGAGCACGACGTACACGATCGACTTCGTCACCACGTCGGGCCAGACGCGGACGGAGCAGGGCCGGCTGCAGCTCGAGCAGCAGGGCGACGGGTTCCTCATCGCCGGTGAGGGATAG